One Xiphophorus couchianus chromosome 1, X_couchianus-1.0, whole genome shotgun sequence genomic region harbors:
- the ddost gene encoding dolichyl-diphosphooligosaccharide--protein glycosyltransferase 48 kDa subunit has protein sequence MAAFTAVGQADRFGSLLSKKRTGMKRTRYWTLLDCSVLVLLSLASMLHGAMADGKTLVLLDNLNIKDTHSIFFRSLADRGFDLAFKTADDPSLSLIKYGQFLYDHLIIFAPSVEDFGGNINLETITSFIDGGGNVLIAASSDIGDPLRELGSECGIEFDEEKTAVIDHHNYDVSDPGEHTLIVADPENLLKAATIVGKPTSKPVLFKGVGMVADPDNPLVLDILTGSSTSYSYFPDRPISQYPHAVGKNTLLIAGLQARNNARVVFSGSLDFFSDAFFNSAVQKARPGSQRHEQTGNLELAVSLSRWVFKEAGVLRVGAVTHHPVGETAPPAAYTVTDLVEYSIVIEMLSEGRWVPFDGDDIQLEFVRIDPFVRTYLKKNGGKYSVQFKLPDVYGVFQFKVDYNRLGYTHLYSSTQVSVRPLQHTQYERFIPSAFPYYASAFSMMTGLFVFSVVFLHMREKEKSD, from the exons ATGGCGGCGTTTACAGCAGTAGGGCAGGCGGACCGGTTCGGTTCTTTATTATCTAAAAAGCGAACCGGAATGAAGAGGACAAGATACTGGACGCTTTTGGACTGCAGTGTCCTCGTGTTGCTTTCGTTGGCCTCCATGCTGCACGGCGCTATGGCTGACGGGAAAACGCTGGTGCTACTGGACAACCTCAACATCAAAGACACCCATTCAATCTTCTTCCGCAGTCTGGCAG atcGTGGATTTGACCTGGCATTCAAGACTGCTGATGACCCCTCTCTGTCCTTGATCAAATATGGGCAATTCCTCTACGACCACCTAATAATCTTCGCACCGTCAGTTGAAG ACTTTGGTGGAAATATAAACTTGGAGACAATAACATCCTTCATTGATGGTGGAGGCAACGTCCTGATCGCTGCAAGTTCAGATATTG GGGACCCTCTGAGGGAGCTGGGTAGTGAGTGTGGCATTGAGTTTGATGAGGAAAAAACGGCTGTTATTGATCACCACAACTATGATGTTTCTGATCCTGGAGAG CACACCCTGATTGTTGCCGACCCAGAGAACCTACTCAAAGCTGCCACGATTGTTGGCAAACCAACCAGCAAGCCTGTTCTATTTAAGGGTGTTGg CATGGTTGCTGACCCAGACAACCCACTCGTCCTCGACATTCTCACTGGTTCTTCAACTTCTTACTCCTATTTCCCCGACAGACCCATTTCTCAG TACCCCCATGCTGTGGGGAAGAACACACTGCTGATCGCCGGGCTGCAGGCCAGAAACAATGCCAGAGTGGTTTTCAGCGGCTCCCTGGACTTCTTCAGCGACGCCTTCTTCAACTCTGCAGTGCAGAAAGCAAGACCAGGCTCTCAAAG GCACGAGCAAACGGGGAACTTGGAGCTGGCTGTGTCTCTGTCCCGCTGGGTGTTTAAGGAGGCGGGAGTGCTTAGAGTGGGAGCCGTTACCCATCATCCTGTGGGAGAGACGGCTCCTCCTGCAGCGTACACAGTTACTGACCTTGTG GAATACAGCATTGTCATCGAGATGCTGTCCGAGGGCCGCTGGGTCCCCTTCGACGGCGACGATATTCAGCTCGAGTTTGTGAGGATCGACCCCTTTGTCAGAACTTATCTCAAGAAAAATG GAGGTAAATACAGCGTTCAGTTCAAGTTGCCTGACGTGTACGGAGTCTTCCAGTTCAAGGTGGACTACAACCGACTGGGATACACACATCTCTACTCATCCACTCAG GTTTCAGTCCGGCCCCTGCAGCACACTCAGTACGAGCGCTTCATTCCCTCAGCCTTCCCGTACTACGCCAGCGCCTTCTCCATGATGACAGGACTTTTCGTCTTCAGTGTAGTCTTCCTGCATatgagagagaaggagaagtCCGACTAA